The following proteins are encoded in a genomic region of Reichenbachiella sp.:
- the ruvX gene encoding Holliday junction resolvase RuvX: MGRILAIDFGTKRIGLAVTDPLQIIATPLETVRTFQTIDFLKNYQQTEGIDEFVIGMPKDLMNKDTDSTASVRSFINLLKKNFPDHKIHQVDERFTSKLAMDAMIRGGMKKKDRQKKENVDKLSAAIILQSYLESRL; the protein is encoded by the coding sequence ATGGGTAGAATATTAGCCATTGATTTTGGCACTAAGCGGATTGGACTAGCCGTCACGGATCCGCTCCAAATTATTGCTACTCCCTTAGAAACTGTCCGAACATTTCAAACCATTGATTTCCTGAAAAATTACCAGCAAACGGAAGGCATTGACGAGTTTGTCATTGGTATGCCAAAGGATTTGATGAATAAAGACACTGATAGTACGGCATCTGTAAGGTCTTTTATAAATTTGCTGAAGAAGAATTTCCCAGATCATAAAATTCATCAGGTGGATGAGCGATTCACAAGTAAACTAGCTATGGATGCTATGATCAGGGGAGGTATGAAAAAGAAGGATAGACAGAAAAAAGAGAACGTTGACAAATTGAGTGCAGCGATCATTTTGCAGTCATATTTAGAATCGAGATTATGA
- a CDS encoding methionine aminotransferase: protein MISKLPDAQTSIFAVMTKMANECGAINLAQGFPDFDVAPKLIDRIHHYMQKGMNQYAPMPGVPALREAIAKKIDHTYDVSISPDEVTVTAGATQALFAAITAIVHAGDEVIFFDPAYDCYLPTIQLCGGVPVNINLDKVDFSIPWDEVERKITAKTKLIIINTPHNPSGAILREDDINELERLTRSKEIYVISDEVYEHLIYDGETHSSVLKNAELRKKSVAIYSFGKTFHATGWKMGYTIAPSDLTEEIRKVHQFLVFSVSTATQWALADYLEESDHYEYLPDFFQQKRDVLLRLMEDSRFKPVTCRGTYFQSFSYAAISDKPDREMAEWITKTHGVASIPLSPFYTDHSDNKQIRLCFAKSEETLKQAALKLCQI from the coding sequence ATGATATCCAAACTCCCTGATGCTCAAACTTCCATTTTCGCCGTAATGACGAAAATGGCCAATGAGTGCGGGGCAATCAATTTGGCGCAAGGATTTCCTGATTTTGATGTAGCTCCTAAGCTGATAGACAGGATACATCACTATATGCAAAAGGGGATGAATCAATATGCGCCAATGCCAGGAGTACCTGCCTTGCGCGAAGCCATAGCCAAGAAAATAGATCATACCTATGATGTTTCTATTTCTCCTGATGAAGTAACAGTGACAGCAGGAGCTACTCAAGCTTTATTTGCTGCAATTACTGCCATTGTACACGCCGGAGATGAAGTGATTTTCTTTGACCCTGCTTATGACTGCTATTTACCCACCATTCAGTTATGCGGAGGCGTACCTGTGAATATCAACTTGGACAAAGTTGACTTTTCTATTCCATGGGACGAAGTGGAAAGAAAAATTACTGCTAAGACCAAACTCATAATAATCAACACACCGCATAACCCTAGCGGAGCTATTCTTAGGGAGGATGATATCAATGAGTTGGAGAGGCTGACTCGCAGCAAAGAAATCTATGTGATAAGCGATGAAGTTTATGAACATTTGATATATGATGGAGAAACCCATAGCTCGGTACTGAAGAATGCGGAACTTAGAAAAAAGAGTGTGGCTATTTATTCTTTTGGAAAAACCTTTCATGCGACCGGATGGAAAATGGGTTATACAATAGCGCCAAGTGATCTTACAGAAGAAATAAGAAAGGTCCATCAATTTTTAGTTTTCAGTGTGAGCACAGCTACCCAATGGGCGTTGGCGGATTATTTAGAAGAGTCAGACCATTATGAATATCTCCCTGATTTTTTTCAGCAAAAGAGAGATGTTTTACTTCGTTTGATGGAAGATTCCAGGTTCAAACCAGTCACCTGCAGGGGTACTTATTTCCAAAGTTTCTCGTACGCAGCCATCAGCGATAAGCCCGACAGGGAAATGGCAGAGTGGATTACTAAAACACATGGCGTAGCATCCATTCCATTATCCCCTTTTTATACGGACCACTCGGACAACAAACAAATTCGTCTTTGTTTTGCAAAGAGCGAAGAAACACTGAAACAAGCCGCCTTGAAACTATGTCAGATCTAA
- a CDS encoding peptidyl-prolyl cis-trans isomerase, whose product MKIKSYIAVVLGIFLASCEQLYQVDTTEEVDDRVKIARVNDIYLYDEDISSLVPRGNQGDSSMIVSKYVDSWVKKQLTIARASTELDFDEAKIERKILDYRYALMVHEFEMHYINQRLDKETSEEEIERYYNEKFENFVLRQNIMRCLFAMVPVEAPQIENFRKLIRSYPDSNLEEIQSYCYRFASKSSLETELWINFDEVISNTPLISVQEKPAFLKNNSFVETSDSSYYYFIRVLDYKISDQIAPLSYIKDDIESILINKKKVELRKELEEEVYKVAKENNEFEIY is encoded by the coding sequence TTGAAAATTAAATCTTACATAGCTGTAGTTCTCGGCATCTTTTTAGCATCCTGCGAGCAACTTTATCAGGTAGATACCACAGAAGAAGTGGATGATCGAGTGAAAATCGCTCGTGTCAATGATATTTACCTCTATGATGAAGATATCAGCAGTTTAGTACCACGGGGAAATCAAGGCGATAGCAGTATGATAGTCTCTAAATATGTGGACTCGTGGGTTAAAAAGCAATTGACTATTGCAAGAGCATCTACCGAGTTGGATTTTGACGAGGCAAAGATTGAGCGTAAAATACTTGACTATAGATATGCATTGATGGTACATGAATTTGAAATGCACTACATCAATCAGCGTCTGGATAAGGAGACCTCTGAGGAAGAAATCGAAAGGTACTACAACGAAAAATTTGAGAATTTTGTCCTTCGTCAGAACATCATGAGATGTTTATTTGCTATGGTTCCGGTAGAAGCTCCCCAGATAGAAAATTTCAGAAAACTAATTAGGTCCTACCCAGATTCTAACCTGGAAGAAATCCAGTCTTATTGCTATCGGTTTGCCTCTAAGTCTTCTTTAGAGACAGAACTTTGGATCAATTTTGATGAAGTAATAAGTAATACTCCTTTGATAAGTGTTCAAGAAAAGCCAGCGTTTTTGAAGAACAATAGTTTTGTAGAAACCTCTGATTCGAGTTACTACTATTTCATCAGAGTATTAGACTATAAAATATCAGATCAAATTGCACCACTTTCCTATATCAAAGATGACATAGAAAGTATTTTGATCAACAAGAAAAAGGTGGAGTTAAGAAAGGAATTGGAAGAAGAGGTATACAAAGTAGCGAAGGAAAATAATGAATTTGAAATATATTAA
- a CDS encoding peptidylprolyl isomerase, with amino-acid sequence MIQPSRFLLLILLVSFSTLSFAQPNQDDQTLFQLGDEPFGLKVFNYYFLKNSDEPSADSAKVKVTEYLDLYVKFRLKVKEAVALGQDQTSEFKQEFETYKKQLAEPYLTQTKVNDEMVEEAYARMKQEVSAAHILIKSEEQGNPEDTLKAYNKALEIKNRIVNREDFATLAAKESDDPSAKQNGGYLGYFSALQMVYPFENAVYENQPGSIVGPVKTRFGYHIIEIKEKRAARGEVLVAHIMIRSNPDSASIIAAKDKATSIYENLKSGADWNEQCRLYSDDVRTKKQGGRLQWFGTGNLVPEFESAAFSLKSNGDISEPIQTRFGWHIIQLIDKKGVPPLDEVRADLESKISRDTRAADKKSTALSKLKVSQNFKQYPAVRDQLINYFDSTLLDANWSYAKTNADLKETLFVTNEVPYKLEDFFEFVEEKQKKRKLTALPVYVDQLYNQFEEKSIFDEELKLIEANNYDYQMVLDEYRSGILLFNLMEKEVWNKAMVDSVGLEGFYEKNKKKSYKLAEHVVVRRFVSKDSTVLQSVSLQLDKSNSELDSLFNSQEPLTLQTFDEKIENGKNDWLDEHWEVGTSIQKGENYFTLWSVVSLQPDGYKPLEDIKGLVISDYQNELEKQWLKTLSKKYPLKLNRSVLKSYIEEFEN; translated from the coding sequence ATGATCCAACCCTCCCGATTTTTACTTCTAATTCTTCTCGTTTCATTCTCCACTTTATCTTTTGCTCAGCCAAACCAGGATGACCAAACGCTATTTCAATTGGGTGATGAGCCTTTCGGTTTAAAAGTTTTCAATTATTATTTTCTAAAAAACTCTGATGAACCTTCTGCTGATAGCGCCAAAGTCAAGGTGACTGAATATCTGGATTTGTATGTTAAATTCAGACTAAAGGTAAAGGAAGCTGTGGCCCTTGGCCAAGACCAAACGTCTGAATTCAAACAGGAGTTTGAGACTTACAAGAAGCAATTAGCCGAACCATACCTCACACAGACGAAGGTGAATGACGAAATGGTAGAGGAGGCATATGCCAGAATGAAACAAGAGGTTTCTGCTGCTCACATTTTAATCAAGTCAGAAGAGCAAGGCAATCCGGAAGATACTTTGAAGGCCTACAATAAGGCATTGGAAATAAAAAATCGAATTGTTAACAGAGAGGATTTTGCGACGCTTGCGGCGAAAGAATCAGATGATCCAAGTGCCAAACAAAACGGTGGTTATTTGGGTTACTTTTCGGCTTTGCAAATGGTTTACCCATTTGAAAATGCTGTCTACGAGAATCAGCCAGGTTCAATTGTGGGGCCGGTTAAAACTAGATTCGGCTATCATATTATTGAAATCAAAGAGAAAAGAGCAGCTCGAGGGGAAGTTTTGGTCGCTCACATTATGATTCGATCTAACCCCGATAGTGCTTCCATTATTGCGGCGAAAGATAAGGCCACATCGATTTACGAAAACCTGAAATCTGGTGCTGATTGGAATGAGCAGTGTCGCTTATATTCTGATGATGTTCGCACGAAGAAACAAGGAGGAAGACTGCAGTGGTTTGGGACTGGCAATTTGGTGCCTGAGTTTGAAAGTGCTGCTTTTTCTCTTAAGAGCAACGGAGATATTTCTGAGCCGATTCAAACTCGATTTGGATGGCATATTATACAGTTGATAGATAAAAAAGGAGTTCCTCCTTTGGATGAAGTGAGAGCTGACCTTGAAAGTAAAATTTCAAGAGACACAAGGGCGGCTGACAAAAAATCTACGGCATTATCAAAACTGAAAGTGTCTCAAAATTTCAAGCAGTATCCGGCTGTTCGTGATCAATTGATCAACTACTTTGATTCTACCTTGTTGGATGCCAATTGGAGTTATGCAAAAACTAATGCCGATTTGAAGGAGACTTTATTTGTCACTAATGAGGTGCCATACAAGCTTGAGGACTTCTTTGAGTTTGTTGAAGAAAAGCAAAAGAAGCGCAAGCTGACTGCTCTTCCAGTTTATGTTGATCAGCTGTACAACCAATTCGAAGAAAAGAGCATTTTTGACGAAGAGCTGAAACTCATCGAAGCTAATAACTATGATTACCAAATGGTATTAGACGAATACCGCAGCGGAATTTTATTGTTCAATCTCATGGAGAAGGAAGTTTGGAATAAGGCCATGGTAGATAGCGTAGGCCTTGAAGGGTTTTATGAAAAGAACAAAAAGAAGAGTTATAAATTGGCAGAGCATGTGGTGGTCAGAAGATTTGTTTCGAAGGACTCGACTGTGCTTCAAAGTGTTAGCCTACAATTGGATAAATCAAATTCCGAATTGGATAGCCTGTTCAATAGCCAAGAACCATTAACTTTGCAGACTTTTGATGAAAAAATTGAGAATGGAAAGAACGATTGGCTTGATGAGCATTGGGAAGTAGGAACTTCAATTCAAAAAGGGGAAAACTATTTCACTTTGTGGTCAGTAGTCTCTCTTCAACCAGATGGATATAAGCCATTGGAAGACATCAAAGGGTTAGTGATATCGGACTATCAGAATGAGTTGGAGAAACAGTGGTTGAAAACATTGAGTAAGAAATATCCTTTAAAGCTGAACAGGTCGGTATTAAAATCATATATAGAAGAATTTGAAAATTAA
- a CDS encoding peptidylprolyl isomerase — protein sequence MNLKYIKLGILTLLIGTVGLVQAQSDDKGVVIDKIIAKVDDYIVLKSELDRAYLEFLSRGELSQGNAKCQILESLVINKMMVAKAEIDSVYVLDVEVESNLDRRMSYFIQQIGSEERLEEIYNKSIEEFKEELFDQIKEQMIVQKMQGTIGEDVSVTPGEVKKFFSKIPADSLPYFSTEVTIGQIVKIPEVNENRKGEIRKQMLDLKKRIENGEDFGQLAKKYSQDPGSAPAGGELGFFKRGELAPEYEAAALSMKPGEISRPVESQFGFHLIQLIERRGNTYSSRHILIIPKSTESDIQEAKDFLDSLRTSVIEDSMRFEVLAKEHSDDQLTAGNGGFFSDATGAMRVSVEEIDPTLFFTIDTMAVGSITRPMEFRMGDGTDAVRILMYKDKVAPHQANLLQDYQKIRAAAVADKRNKIMSKWFKDAQGEVYIHVDPEYENCQILIN from the coding sequence ATGAATTTGAAATATATTAAGTTAGGGATATTAACGCTTTTGATTGGCACCGTAGGGCTTGTTCAAGCACAGTCCGATGACAAGGGTGTGGTGATTGATAAAATCATCGCTAAAGTTGATGATTACATTGTGCTCAAATCTGAGCTTGATAGGGCCTATTTGGAATTTTTGTCGAGAGGTGAACTTTCTCAAGGGAATGCAAAGTGCCAGATTTTGGAATCTTTGGTTATCAACAAAATGATGGTGGCCAAAGCCGAAATTGACTCTGTCTACGTACTTGATGTTGAAGTAGAAAGCAATCTTGATCGTAGGATGTCATACTTTATCCAGCAGATCGGATCAGAAGAAAGGTTAGAAGAGATCTACAACAAGTCGATTGAAGAATTTAAGGAAGAGCTTTTTGATCAGATCAAAGAACAAATGATTGTGCAAAAAATGCAAGGCACTATTGGGGAAGACGTGTCTGTGACACCAGGCGAGGTCAAAAAATTCTTTAGTAAAATCCCTGCAGACAGTTTACCCTATTTTTCCACTGAAGTGACGATTGGTCAAATCGTAAAGATTCCTGAAGTGAATGAAAACAGAAAGGGTGAAATTCGTAAGCAGATGCTTGATTTGAAAAAGCGAATAGAAAACGGAGAAGATTTTGGACAACTGGCTAAGAAATACTCTCAAGATCCAGGCTCGGCACCTGCAGGTGGTGAGTTAGGGTTTTTCAAAAGAGGAGAATTAGCTCCTGAATATGAAGCGGCAGCTTTGAGTATGAAACCGGGTGAAATTTCCAGACCAGTCGAGTCACAGTTTGGTTTTCACTTGATCCAATTGATAGAAAGAAGAGGAAACACCTATAGCTCCAGACACATATTAATTATTCCTAAATCCACGGAAAGTGACATCCAAGAAGCCAAAGACTTTTTGGATAGCTTGCGAACCTCTGTCATTGAAGATAGCATGAGGTTTGAAGTACTGGCCAAAGAGCACTCTGACGATCAGCTTACTGCGGGCAACGGTGGTTTCTTTAGCGATGCAACAGGAGCAATGAGAGTTTCTGTAGAGGAAATAGATCCTACTTTGTTTTTCACAATTGATACGATGGCAGTAGGAAGTATCACCAGACCTATGGAATTTAGAATGGGAGATGGTACTGATGCGGTACGTATCCTTATGTACAAGGACAAGGTAGCCCCTCATCAGGCCAATTTGCTTCAGGACTACCAGAAAATTAGAGCGGCTGCAGTCGCAGACAAACGAAACAAAATAATGTCAAAGTGGTTTAAGGATGCTCAGGGCGAAGTATATATTCATGTGGACCCTGAATACGAAAATTGCCAAATTTTGATAAATTAA
- the def gene encoding peptide deformylase: MIYPIVVYGDPVLKREADEIEEGSLDVIKLRDDMFETMYEASGIGLAAPQIGKSIRMFVVDGSPLEEEGMENFKKVFINPEMVWEDGDKWNFEEGCLSIPGIREEISRHAKLRINYLDENFVEHEEEFDGMKARIIQHEYDHIDGILFTDYLSPFKKRVLKGKLNNISKGKCDADYKIKLPSKK; this comes from the coding sequence ATGATTTACCCCATTGTAGTATATGGAGACCCGGTGCTGAAACGGGAAGCAGATGAGATTGAAGAAGGAAGCCTAGATGTGATCAAACTTAGAGATGATATGTTTGAGACCATGTATGAAGCCAGCGGCATAGGATTGGCTGCTCCACAGATAGGCAAGTCTATTCGGATGTTTGTAGTGGATGGTAGCCCTTTGGAAGAAGAAGGCATGGAAAATTTCAAGAAGGTATTCATCAACCCTGAAATGGTTTGGGAGGATGGGGACAAATGGAATTTTGAAGAAGGATGCCTGAGTATTCCGGGTATCAGAGAAGAAATTTCTCGACATGCGAAACTAAGAATCAACTACCTGGATGAAAATTTCGTAGAGCACGAAGAAGAATTTGATGGCATGAAAGCGCGAATCATTCAGCATGAATATGATCACATCGATGGTATTTTGTTTACGGATTATTTAAGCCCATTCAAAAAACGTGTATTGAAAGGTAAACTCAACAATATTTCTAAAGGTAAGTGCGATGCCGATTACAAAATAAAACTCCCATCTAAGAAATAA
- a CDS encoding MoxR family ATPase has protein sequence MSEHATEVEAADALHQAYTKLKEEISKVIVGQDEVVKLLITSIFCQGHALLVGVPGLAKTLLIRTISSALHLDFNRIQFTPDLMPSDIIGAETLDKDRNFQFIKGPIFSNIILADEINRTPPKTQAALLESMQEYSVTVAGKQWKLEEPFFVMATQNPIEQEGTYPLPEAQLDRFMFMINLDYPSYESEIDIVKNEAAGAIGEVKAVLDAKQIIAFQKLVDKVPVADNVIEYAVNLVHKTRPDAERASDIAKSYLEWGAGPRASQFLIKGAKCNALLAGKYSPDIEDVKMVAEPILRHRIVRNFKAEAEGVTTSKIITDIL, from the coding sequence ATGAGTGAACATGCGACAGAGGTTGAAGCTGCAGATGCTTTGCATCAGGCCTATACTAAACTAAAGGAAGAAATATCAAAAGTAATCGTAGGGCAGGATGAGGTAGTCAAATTGTTGATTACATCAATTTTTTGTCAAGGTCATGCCCTATTGGTGGGTGTACCAGGTTTGGCAAAAACCCTACTGATAAGAACTATTTCTTCGGCACTTCACTTAGATTTTAACAGAATTCAATTTACTCCGGATCTGATGCCTTCAGACATTATTGGTGCAGAGACATTGGATAAAGACAGGAATTTTCAATTTATTAAAGGGCCAATATTTTCAAATATCATTTTGGCAGATGAAATCAATCGTACTCCCCCTAAGACACAAGCGGCGCTTCTTGAATCTATGCAGGAGTACTCTGTTACCGTAGCAGGCAAGCAGTGGAAGCTGGAAGAGCCATTTTTTGTAATGGCTACCCAAAACCCAATAGAACAAGAGGGTACATATCCATTGCCAGAAGCTCAGCTGGACAGGTTCATGTTTATGATCAATTTGGATTACCCATCTTATGAGTCCGAGATAGACATTGTGAAAAACGAGGCAGCCGGAGCAATTGGCGAAGTGAAGGCCGTGCTAGACGCTAAACAAATCATAGCATTTCAAAAGCTAGTGGATAAGGTGCCAGTGGCGGATAATGTAATTGAGTATGCCGTGAACCTCGTTCATAAAACTCGACCAGATGCTGAGCGAGCATCTGATATAGCCAAATCTTATTTAGAATGGGGGGCAGGACCAAGAGCTTCTCAATTTCTGATCAAAGGAGCTAAATGCAACGCACTTTTGGCCGGTAAATATTCGCCTGATATAGAGGATGTGAAAATGGTAGCCGAGCCAATTTTAAGACATAGAATTGTGAGAAACTTTAAAGCTGAGGCTGAAGGAGTAACGACTAGCAAAATTATTACCGACATTCTCTAA
- a CDS encoding iron-sulfur cluster repair di-iron protein, translating into MENKSIEILINENFVYAKVLDYFGVEYYKSKNKTLHQVCQDHKIDLSQLLDVIDRAQERSTIDSSELINFPARLIVGYLKHAHELFIKDRLPFILRQINALKTPTDQELIEDLKMVLPMFVDDFIHHIYEEEDRLFSYINDLENFVLGKSSSAKVLANINSFSIQKFALHHGDSDDEMKGIRGITGEYHTENIEDIQLKVIFKELQAFDNELTKHAHIENNVLFPKALMLEKQAKEKLTLTYSQN; encoded by the coding sequence ATGGAGAATAAATCAATAGAAATATTAATCAACGAAAATTTCGTTTATGCGAAAGTGTTGGACTATTTCGGCGTGGAGTATTATAAGTCCAAGAATAAGACGCTTCATCAGGTTTGTCAGGATCATAAAATCGACTTGAGTCAATTGCTAGATGTGATTGATAGAGCGCAAGAAAGATCCACCATAGATTCCTCCGAACTAATCAACTTTCCTGCTCGATTAATTGTAGGTTACCTCAAACACGCACACGAGCTTTTTATCAAAGACAGATTGCCATTTATTCTTAGACAAATCAACGCGCTAAAAACGCCCACTGATCAAGAACTAATAGAGGATCTCAAAATGGTATTACCCATGTTTGTGGATGACTTTATTCATCACATCTATGAAGAGGAAGACCGACTGTTTTCATATATTAACGACTTAGAAAATTTCGTTTTAGGTAAGAGTAGCTCAGCCAAGGTGTTGGCCAATATCAATTCCTTTTCAATTCAAAAATTTGCTCTGCACCACGGCGACTCGGACGACGAAATGAAAGGTATAAGAGGCATTACAGGTGAATACCATACGGAAAACATTGAGGATATACAGCTAAAGGTTATTTTCAAAGAATTGCAAGCATTCGATAATGAGCTTACCAAACACGCTCATATTGAAAACAATGTATTGTTTCCAAAAGCCTTGATGCTAGAAAAGCAAGCCAAGGAAAAACTCACGCTGACCTACAGCCAAAACTAA
- a CDS encoding amidohydrolase, giving the protein MSDLTVAILQSNLHWENVDANLAMFEEQIWSITEPVDLIVLPEMFNTGFSMTPEKLAEVPGLKTHKWLLQMANQKKALVGGSYIVKEGTDYFNRFFMAFPDGSFQTYDKRHLFSLAKEEMFFKGGTERLIIEYKGWKICPLVCYDLRFPAWAKNKFDKVKNSFDYDLLLYVASWPKPRVNAWDTLLKARAIENQSYTLGCNRIGEDGNGYAYVGHSGVYDYLGETRDFKDNQEGIIIQKLLKSQQDEFRTKYPFVADSDEFEIKN; this is encoded by the coding sequence ATGTCAGATCTAACTGTAGCCATTCTTCAGTCCAACCTCCACTGGGAGAATGTAGACGCCAATCTGGCGATGTTTGAAGAACAAATCTGGAGCATCACCGAACCGGTAGACCTCATTGTGCTTCCTGAAATGTTCAACACAGGGTTTTCGATGACCCCAGAAAAATTGGCTGAAGTACCTGGTCTGAAAACACATAAATGGCTACTCCAAATGGCCAATCAAAAGAAAGCACTAGTCGGCGGAAGTTATATCGTGAAAGAAGGAACAGATTATTTCAACCGCTTTTTTATGGCATTTCCTGACGGCTCATTTCAAACCTATGACAAGCGTCACTTGTTTTCCCTAGCAAAGGAAGAAATGTTTTTCAAAGGGGGCACAGAAAGACTTATAATAGAATACAAGGGCTGGAAAATTTGCCCATTGGTTTGTTATGATCTGCGCTTTCCCGCCTGGGCGAAAAACAAATTCGATAAGGTGAAAAATTCTTTTGATTACGATTTGTTACTTTATGTGGCCAGTTGGCCGAAGCCAAGAGTCAACGCTTGGGATACGCTGCTAAAAGCTAGAGCTATCGAAAATCAAAGCTACACGTTAGGCTGCAACCGAATAGGCGAAGATGGAAATGGCTATGCCTATGTGGGACACAGTGGAGTGTATGATTATTTGGGTGAGACGCGTGATTTTAAGGACAATCAAGAAGGTATCATTATACAAAAGCTACTGAAGTCTCAACAGGATGAATTTAGAACGAAGTATCCTTTTGTGGCAGATAGTGATGAATTTGAAATTAAGAACTAG